A single Anatilimnocola floriformis DNA region contains:
- the tnpA gene encoding IS200/IS605 family transposase — protein MASTYLSLHYHLVFATKNRQPLIGVEWRSRLHEYLGGTIQGLEGYSEGVGGVADHIHMLVSLKSTHCLADVMRELKKAATDWVHREIQLPKFSWQEGYAAFTVSPTGRGGVKSYIGNQEEHHRNRSSKDELLELLRLAEIDYDPFYFE, from the coding sequence ATGGCTTCCACCTATCTCAGCCTGCACTATCACTTAGTTTTCGCCACGAAAAACCGTCAACCGTTAATCGGCGTCGAATGGCGATCACGCTTGCATGAATATCTGGGCGGTACCATTCAAGGCCTTGAGGGGTATTCCGAAGGAGTTGGCGGCGTTGCTGATCATATACACATGCTGGTGAGCCTGAAATCCACGCACTGTCTGGCCGATGTGATGCGTGAATTGAAGAAGGCTGCAACGGATTGGGTTCATCGTGAAATTCAGTTGCCGAAATTTTCGTGGCAGGAAGGTTACGCAGCCTTTACGGTCAGCCCGACCGGTCGCGGCGGGGTGAAATCGTACATTGGCAATCAAGAGGAGCATCATCGCAATCGTTCATCTAAAGATGAGTTGCTGGAATTGCTACGTCTGGCGGAGATCGACTACGACCCGTTCTATTTTGAATGA